Within Sander vitreus isolate 19-12246 chromosome 23, sanVit1, whole genome shotgun sequence, the genomic segment GGAAATATCTTTCTTTGTTAAACTTTTGCTTCATCTCTGCCTGCAAAGTCAGGACGTACACACCATTGTTTATAGTATGACATTATAATCATCATTATATTGGGGACCAAGAATGTATTGCAGAGGGTTTACTTGACAAATCCATCAATGAATAGTTTATTTTATCAAACCTAATCAGTATTGTCCAAATGCACTTAGTAGCCAGTTTTTAGATAGACGAGGCTACAACTAACCACCATACCTTACTATATACTTTCACCATaccatttattttttagtaTAACACAGGCatggttcaaaattagcacaaTCCACCAgtcaaatgctggtaaaatatgcaagtggctggtagatttgcttcattcatcagccaaaaaaaacaatggtagtCTATTAAATGGCTGGTAAAATTTACTCGCCATTTGGCTGTTGGACGAAAACGTAAATTTTTGGACCCTGAACACAGGTCAACAGCactactagtctatatccatcaccttccacttccgggattgctccgttgccgctggaaattccgccgtatgtccttcttttcggccggatgtccgtttccttcggCTTTCTTTGTGCTGAAaatctaaactccggtggatttgtgaggactatggttaactgctcctcagatctctgcagggtaaatccagacagctagctagactctgtccaatctgagttttctctcgcacgactaaaacaacttttgaacgcacacgttccaccaaaacaacttccttccagaggctattttgcagaggcaccgtgcggcgcttagcaccgccaaagacgattgtgattggtttaaagaaatgccaataaaccagagtacgtttctctcccatcccggaatgctgtgtggactagccaaacCTTcgtccgcagcgctgtggaggagggtctggcaatgcgagactacggCACTACAAACTACAATGATACAATTCATGAATTTCTTTCTATAAACTAGCAAGGCCCTCTATGTTCTCCACAGCAGTATTGTACTGTTTTAGATACATTCTTTTAAAAGTAGCCAACTGCTGTGGTGTAATCCGGTCAAACTGAATACCTAGTTTTTGCAGGTGGGCTGTGATCAGGTTCCTTTATGGTACACATGGTACAGCAGATGTGAGATGTAAATGCTGTCACCTAAATCCTGTAGTATGTGAACACAGTTTGCATGTGGTCTGACTGATCCTGTATCTCTGCTTTAATCTACAAGGAAGCCTACTGTCTGAGCTGGACACCTTACAGTTTTTCACTGGGGTCATGACCCCAGAGATGGTGTTCCCCACCATCCATGATGCAGTACTGCGCTGTCAGCACTCAAAGGGCAGCCTTTCAGCTGCTCCAACCAATGGAACAACCTGACAGGAGAAGACACCTGTATCACAGCAGCAAGGTCTTGCCTTGGGACAGCAGATTTGGGAGGTCCTCCACACAACCGTACTGTAGGTGCGATTACCTTTTGATGCTTCCGCATCACAGTAGGGATGAACCGAGCAATCATTCATATTGAATAGTGTTTGTAGAACATCTTTTCCCTCTCATGAAGCACACAAGTCTGACAACCTAGTGAACTTAAGGTGGCCAACGCAGTGTGAGAGAGGGCAGTTTTGAGGCTTTTATTATCCAATCAGAAATACATTAGTTGTGTTGGAATAAGTACATTTTACAGTAAGCTGACCTTGTTAGAATGTTATAGTTTTtggtaaaaatgtatgaaaactaAAACTGCGTCAATATCCTGTTGGTATCACATGTAATGTTTGTTACTGAGAAGTTTTGTCCTGATGGATTTTCAATTTTCAGctgtatgtttgtctgtgtaatTGTGTATTTAAACCAGCGAAAGCACTATCATTGGTCAATTTGCAGCATCATGTTGTTGCAGTAAATCTGCACTGCGGTTTTAGTCTGAGTGCAACACTAATATTGTacaagtgttttcctatttaagAAAAAGAAGCTGTAGTTGTGCTGTTACTGTAGAACACAGGATGCCTTAAAAGTTACAATGTGGTTATTTTACAAATCACAGACTCAAATCTggaataaactttatttttaagtGAACAAGAATGACAACAAAAGGACAATATTTTTGACTCCGTTTTGGGCTTCTTTTGACAGTAAAAAGCCAAAGTGGAActtctctctctcaatctctcacacacactcagttgTAGGTCATGTATCTGGGGGTGGCGCTGAACTTGGCGTAGGACTTGATGACCTTGTTAACGGCCTCTAGGAAGTCTTTCTCTGTGGCGATCTTCCTGCGAGCTCTGATGGCGAACATGCCCGCCTCTGTGCACACACTGCGGATCTCGGCACCTGGCAGGAACACACAGCATCAAAAAGCTTTTAATTCACATGTGCTGAGAAAAATGTCTTCAGACCTAAGACGTCATTACAACCAAACAAGCTTTTGGACCATTGTGCCGTGTTTCCAAAACATTTATAAAGACAGTGTTGTCTTTATACCTATGAGAGTCTGTTGGAGGAGGAGGTAAACAAACCCTAGATTTCCCCTGAAATGAAGTCAttctgtccagtgaaaaccatgtccctccaaaacaaacttttcattttactttaattttaaCTTAAAAAGGCACAATGAGTAggattttcctaaaaaaaacaatgtatgtaTAATACACAAATAATAGAAGTGTGAGTGTATCTGCATCTGTCAAGAcctgtattttcttattttgctaCGTTCGGGACATTTCTGGGCCTCAATCTCTATAAAAACGTAACGACCAGGTGCCAGATCGTAAGCGCGCATCCAAGATGAAGCTACAGTAACGGCGGACACAGCGTctaaaaaacatacacaaatgtAGCGAGGCGAAACGCCAAGCGGACAAAGCTCTTCCGAAACGAGAGTGAGCCAGTGGAAAAGGGGACAACTTTATAACCAACAAAtcggcactaggattaggcaatggttatggttaggtgccttgaagtcaacggtcgcagcgctgcctgaagGAGaggttggaggcttaaaacaccatcgagccaacAAACCCTACACATTCTGCCTTAATAAAAACGGAGTTTCAGTTTTGTGACGActgattcaaaatcctttaaaTAGCTTGAGAAGGAAGAGCATTTTGTCAACACAAACCTTTATTCctttggtttaactgaaaaatTTTAAATCGCTAAATTTAGAGATGTGTGGTTTTTATTTGACAGTGACAACTCATTACAGTGCACACGTCCTCTAGAGCAGGGGCCTTCAAcgtttaagccaaggaccccttaactgaaagagagacggagctgTTACCCCCtattacatatactgtataaaatgaagttgcatattaaactgggtctACAATAACGTGTAAGGCGCCTTacgcctttatacataccttttttgcatagaatactaagctattaaaaaagcctaataattgttggcatggtttataaatcatgttttaatgttaaaacatacatgtggcacagtgaatccttaggattaaatGTATCTGTGGATTGAATTGGTGACCAGCTAGGctagtaagcagtggggatttatatttgcttataatgttgttggattcatgttaagactgtTGAAATTTCTGAAAAAACTTtccaaaattaacaataatttggaggccccccctgcattgactctgaggaccccctgttgaagagccCTGATCTAGAATACCTCGTAGTCAATACTCCACACCAGTAAAATAAGCAACTGAGAAGATGAACAAACATCAGTATTACTGGGAGCGATACTTTTTAGAACCGGAAGCAAGAGAACACTAATGTCAAATAGAGCTATAGGAAGATTATTTACAAGACAAATGTCAGATAGGAGATTGAGTGCTGCTGTGTCAGTCTTACCAGTGCTGTTGGGACAGAGGCGAGCCAGCAGCTCAAAGCGAATGTCTCTCTCCACGCTCATAGAGCGGGCATGGATCTTGAAGATGTGTGTGCGACcctgaaacacaaaacaaaaacagctgagGCTAGAAAAACAGCTACTTTGCTTCTGATCGCAGCTGGTATAACTTGACAAATTGGATAACATGGGCCCCGAAATGAAAATAGCTCCACTTCCGAGTCCGGTGTGCTTTTACTGTAACTCACCTCCAGGTCAGGCAGGCTGAACTCGATTTTCCTGTCCAGACGTCCGGGTCTCATCAGGGCCGGGTCCAGGGTGTCCGGTCGGTTGGTGGCCATCAGCACTTTGATGTTGCCTCGGGGGTCGAAGCCGTCCAGCTGGTTGATGAGCTCCAGCATAGTCCTCTGAACCTCGTTGTCTCCGCCGGCACCATCGTCAAAACGAGCACCTGGCAGGTTCAAACACAGCACACGTTTCCATGTCAATGTGTTCAGGTGTTATATGGGGATAGGTTTTTCCATCACtgctttaaaagaaataacattGAGTATTTCACgataagacaaaagaaaaacattgtacATAGAAGGAATGTAACAAAACTAGCTAAAATTAGtttttaatatacatttttatgggTTATTTTAAAAGGGATTTTGATCTTTTGATACAAGTACATAGTCATCCATAGTCAGTTTGGCCCCCAGTGTGAAGAAGCAGACAAGAGTACcgacacagaagctaagcaatgtaccgCTGTGGACGGGGGGAAGCAGCTAAATGCATTTTAGCTCCTAAAATGAGGACCACCTACGAAAATCAATCTGTTAAAGtgtatgctatatttagaatattttcaccgctttaccttgccgCCCTTTatgacggggaactgaagccattATAACGTTCTCTAAAAGCCACCAGACACCTTTGACAAAAGCGGTAATTTAACCTCGAAGAACACAGGAGTcgctgctctaccgctgccttGATCGGTTAGTTTGTTCCCGACCCTTTTAGTTTAAGCTATTTTAAAATGATCATCACACGGACACATTAgtgaaaatgtacttgaaatgAAATCGTAACATAAAAGAATGTGACAGTGGGGTGAGCCTTACCTCCAATGGCATCAATTTCATCAAAGAAGATCAGACAAGCCTTCTTAGTCCTGGCCATCTCAAACAGTTCACGCACCATCCTGGCTCcctacacacaaagacagaaatccaAATGTAATACATGATCTCACCGCTGCCATTCTCTGCCGGGTGTGTTTCTCCAGCTCTTCTCCCACTCACCTCTCCCACATACTTCTGCACCAGCTCGGAGCCGATGACTCGGATGAAGCAGGCGTCAGTCCTGTTGGCCACAGCGCGGGCGCACAGGGTCTTTCCTGTGCCGGGTGGCCCGAACAGCAGCACACCTTTTGGAGGCTCAATACCGAGATTGACAAACCTCTCAGGCTGgtgagcagaggagaaagacaaACCTGGATCATCAGTCAGGATCTTTCACGTGGCAGACAATAGTCCTGTTAACTGTACTAAATTGGaaacttaacttttttttttttttttacagaacacATGTATGATGGCAGGTCTGTCTATTAGGCTGTGGGATTGTCTTTATTTGTGAACACTCACATGGAGCAGGGGGGTCTCGACCACTTCTCTCAGCTTCTCAATCTGCTCCTTACATCCCCCAACATCACTGTAGGTCACATCAGGCTTCTCCTCCACCTACAACACCAGAACAGAGTTGTTGCTGCAGCTTACTCTGGAAACTGCAGAAGCCAACGTTGCAATTTTTTTAGTAAAGGTGGACGTCggctgtcactttttcaaaaatgaattgGGACAATGTTGTAAAAAGGTCATAGATGGCGTAAGAGCTTAAACTTCTCACAGGCTTCTTAACGAGAACGTTGCTCTCGTGAAGCAGATTCATACCTGCATCATGGTGACAGTTGGGTCAATCTTAGGAGGCAGAGGAATGTGGATCTGATACTTGTTTCTGTCAACACTGAAAGACCAGAAGAGACACTGCATTTAGCAGATTATATCCCTAGAGACGTTCAACATAAATGTGACCTTTAAATAATATTtgagacatttaaataaatcgTCCGCCTCACCCGACTCTCATGCCCTCCTCGATGTCAGTGGGCGCCACCTGGTCGCTCAGGTCCACCACAAACTTGGCAAACTGTTTGACGTTGATAATGTATTTGGGGTCCTCGGAGTCTGCATTGATGATCTTTGTGCATCTGTTTGAATAATACACAATGGATAACCTTTAAAAATGCAACCATGAAAAACAAGGTAGCATGGTAAAACGCTGTTTACAAGCCATTATTGTAAAATGTTTACGTTTTGTGAGGTGGAATATATTTTGACGGGATGGACAATACATACACAAGGTTTTTAGATGAATGCAGTAGGAAACATGAGAAAGTTAACTCTCAAAGTAAATATTTAGTATCTTAAAAAATGAGAAATTAGGCGTTACACATTTGTTAGGAAGATGACATTCTTGCTAAAGCTAGGAGATAGTGTTGTTCCTCACAGGCCATATAACATTCAATTTTTGACTTTCCCTCCTGATGTAGCTAAAACAGCCATATCCAAAGAATATTGccacattattttgttttatgccACAATACCAATAATGACTCAAAACCAatgtgattgattttttttttttttttaactatcagCCAGTCTGTTTTACCTCGCAACCTGCAGCGGCTGTTCACTCTGCAGAGTCTGTTTGTCAGCAGCCAGATCCCAGAGCGCTGGTGGAGCCAGGCCTGTGTCGGACTCCTTAATGCCTGTCAAAGCcaagaaaacacaacaggaaTTTCAAACCCAATCCAGCATCCAGTCACAACATCTGACGCCAGTGATTTACTGAGAGAACACTTTGAGTAATAGCAACATATTTCCCACTGTCACACACGGCATTATTGTCATTTAAGTGTATTCCTGGTTTCATCGCCCACCTGTCAACTCGTTGATCTTTTTGAGCAGCTGCTGGATGTCATCTTCCACTTGTTTGATCTGTCTGGAATAGGTGCTTTGACCCTGAAGACACACAGCAACAACATTAGAACTCAATTGGATGTGcaggtgtatatgtgtgtatttcaggcttgtgtgtgtgtcgtgaaAAATCTAACAGAGTGTAAATGTGAATAATAATGCAAATGTGACCAATTTCACCGCTTTAGATGTCAACTGGTGCTATCTTTGCTTAGGCCGGACTTACATATGTTTTCAGCAGGGCAATGTCCCCTTCATCCAAAGCTGTGAAGATGAAAACAACATTAACGGGGGTTTGCATTCTGTAATTAGGCCGCAAGCACTGTTGTCGAACTTAGCGATGCAGCTTATCATTAACGTTACATCAAGGTTATACGTTTTACAGTAGCTGCATTCACTGCAAACATCTTAAATGTTACCGCAGAAAGTTACCATGGCCATAGGGGAAAACGAGCAGTCTATTTAACGAGCagagctagctaacgttagccaagtAGCTATTGTCGACGTTCATTTTCAGCTTTTAACATTGacgttacatttatttttcttagaTATAACGTTACCTCTGATAGGTCCTTCATCCTTCTCCTCATCCTTAGTTTTTCTTTGATCGTCTCCCAAATAGTCCGGCATTTCTTATCTCGGAATAAACACTTTCTTACAAAAAAAAGACCGAGCTCTCCGGCAGACAAACTGTACTATTACACAGCAGCTTTGCGTTTCCGCCGCTTTCCGACAGTCACCGGAAATACAGGTCGGAATATTATTCAGGCTGTACCACcaataaacaaatatatttttgtcacaTAAACATTACTCTTATCATAAATATTACTCAATCATTGCAAATGAGTTTTAATTTATACCAGTGGGTTTCCAACAAAGAGGCGCTGCTTAATAAAACGCTTAATGCTGAACTATAACAGCTAGGAACCATAGTTGCAACACGGAGTTAACGGAGTGAGAGCACAAGCCGTTTTCGGCACTCTGAAGGAAGGGAGGCCCATGTGGTATGTTAATGATCGGGCCACAGACTTCAGCACATCAGAAAGCTTTCACTTGATAATTTCGGCACCTGAATGTTCGCGTAGCCCATTTTTCTAAGATGTTGTTAGAAGCGCTGGACGGTGATGAGACAGTTGTCTTTACAGCCGCTGCCGGTAAGCACTGAAAggaaggtaacgttagctagctaagctaACTTTCCAATGTAATTCAAGACTGTTGCTTTACTCGTTAGCACGCAGCTAACACGCAGACAGTAAGGACTAAGCTAATTTTATCAGCTAATTCAGAGCTGGGAAGTGTCCATTTATTGTTAATAATTTGTGTTGTTCCTCGGTTCATTCCGACTGTATGTTTCATAATGTAACCGAGCTGCTGCCCACTCATGGCTGCACTTGCCGCAGTGATTTATTAGCGCTCTTGACATGAGCTGAACACTTGCTAGTTGGCAGCACTTGAGAAAATGTGATGTTATTCAATTAAAAAACATGTCAtttgacatcattttggaccattattactACCAcgtctgtgtctaaaacgttggaaaagctataACAGATGATACATAACACtcaaaaaaagcttaaagacaaaacttgctaaagaagtcca encodes:
- the psmc2 gene encoding 26S proteasome regulatory subunit 7, which codes for MPDYLGDDQRKTKDEEKDEGPIRALDEGDIALLKTYGQSTYSRQIKQVEDDIQQLLKKINELTGIKESDTGLAPPALWDLAADKQTLQSEQPLQVARCTKIINADSEDPKYIINVKQFAKFVVDLSDQVAPTDIEEGMRVGVDRNKYQIHIPLPPKIDPTVTMMQVEEKPDVTYSDVGGCKEQIEKLREVVETPLLHPERFVNLGIEPPKGVLLFGPPGTGKTLCARAVANRTDACFIRVIGSELVQKYVGEGARMVRELFEMARTKKACLIFFDEIDAIGGARFDDGAGGDNEVQRTMLELINQLDGFDPRGNIKVLMATNRPDTLDPALMRPGRLDRKIEFSLPDLEGRTHIFKIHARSMSVERDIRFELLARLCPNSTGAEIRSVCTEAGMFAIRARRKIATEKDFLEAVNKVIKSYAKFSATPRYMTYN